A single Columba livia isolate bColLiv1 breed racing homer chromosome 22, bColLiv1.pat.W.v2, whole genome shotgun sequence DNA region contains:
- the LOC102090442 gene encoding uncharacterized protein LOC102090442: MELPALLLLPLCFPGLVAQTPVSESQPEGSALYVQCPYTAQMNYYQPKAWCRWRDGQWEHLVYTTYPTQNANTKRATRGKVTIEDNSTNRTVTITITKLQVEDSGTYSCAYTYGSQCVPLKIISLIVFKELHKWELDSLSVQCPYSTAVDGTPVYSTDIKAWCRLDRTGCNILARTGHSSTQNHRKDQQGRVLIQDDTRKRTVTITMQKLQARDTGVYWCMLYTTTHLIWIMQVKLSVSKISAETTLPGSAGTTQTTPVGNSPEPSSNTNTFVLLAGVPSILFLLALIGSITLWVKRRKQLKRRGTRQAEDICDKPEDIAQLDSTDRMERPQDDSEDLKYVTLNFKPRLSPEDPLYCNVEPSQAHGKPEDEHVEYATIALKELPTNDKG; this comes from the exons ATGGAGCTGCCAGcgctcctcctgctgccgcTCTGCTTCCCAG GTCTCGTAGCCCAGACACCTGTTTCAGAGAGTCAACCAGAAGGAAGCGCTCTGTACGTCCAGTGTCCTTACACAGCACAGATGAACTACTACCAGCCAAAAGCCTGGTGCCGCTGGAGAGATGGGCAATGGGAGCACTTAGTATACACAACATACCCAAcacaaaatgcaaacacaaagcGAGCCACAAGGGGGAAAGTTACAATAGAGGACAACAGCACAAATAGGACTGTGACCATCACCATAACCAAGCTCCAGGTAGAGGACTCGGGCACATACAGCTGTGCCTACACCTATGGTTCTCAATGTGTTCCACTAAAGATAATCTCACTGATCGTTTTCAAGG agttgCACAAGTGGGAACTGGACAGTCTCTCTGTGCAGTGCCCGTACAGCACCGCAGTGGACGGCACTCCGGTGTATAGCACGGATATAAAAGCCTGGTGTCGGCTAGATCGGACAGGGTGTAACATCTTGGCGAGGACAGGTCATTCTtcaacacagaatcacaggaaaGACCAGCAAGGCAGAGTCTTGATCCAGGATGACACCAGGAAAAGGACTGTCACCATCACCATGCAGAAGCTGCAGGCCCGGGACACTGGCGTGTACTGGTGCATGCTCTACACTACCACTCATCTCATCTGGATAATGCAGGTCAAGCTCTCTGTGTCCAAGA TATCGGCTGAAACAACTTTGCCTGGTTCTGCAGGCACCACTCAAACTACCCCTGTTGGCAACAGCCCAGAACCAAG CTCCAATACAAACACCTTCGTCCTGCTCGCTGGTGTCCCGAGCATCCTGTTCCTCCTGGCGCTCATCGGCTCCATAACACTGTGGGTCAAGCGGCGCAAGCAGCTCAAGAGAAGAG GTACCAGACAAGCCGAGGACATCTGTGACAAGCCAGAGGACATAGCACAG CTTGACAGCACGGACAGAATGGAAAGACCTCAGGACGACAGCGAAGACCTAAAATATGTTACCCTGAACTTTAAACCCCGACTCAGCCCTGAGGATCCTCTCTACTGCAATGTTGAACCAAGTCAGGCCCACGGGAAACCCGAAGATGAACATGTGGAATACGCTACCATTGCACTCAAGGAGTTACCGACAAATGACAAAGGATGA
- the LOC102090257 gene encoding triggering receptor expressed on myeloid cells 2 isoform X2, giving the protein MQDKKDAKFLCSFLPAEQGGGKSSCSLASALFTFLQPSLLSLLCSTDMEKLMDFIFLVFLSASCAAENVTVVYGMEGGTISVNCTYDPWQQRWREKSWCKQIAETKCQRVVSARRFWLPFLRNRNGTTSIRDNVQDGVLTVTMKRLRKQDAGMYQCRSDFLGETSSLGYVQVEVLTAALETQLPEEPRAVQSISSIPLEADFTIFYIIAGFLVTKFMVAVLIFTIGNSRRNRETGQKNPNSNEQQVLPSAGDLARDGIGPSWESTA; this is encoded by the exons ATGCAGGACAAAAAAGATGCCAAGTTCCTGTGCTCATTCCTTCCGGCAGAgcaaggaggggggaaaagcagctgctctttGGCAAGCGCCCTTTTCACTTTTCTCCAGCCTTCTCTCTTGTCCCTCCTCTGCTCAACTGACATGGAGAAGCTCATGGACTTCATCTTCCTGGTGTTCCTGTCAG CgtcctgtgctgcagagaaTGTCACTGTGGTGTACGGAATGGAGGGGGGCACCATCTCTGTCAACTGCACCTACGACCCCTGGCAGCAGCGCTGGAGAGAAAAGAGCTGGTGCAAGCAGATCGCTGAGACCAAGTGCCAACGCGTGGTGAGCGCCCGGCGCTTCTGGCTGCCGTTCCTGCGGAACAGGAATGGCACCACCTCCATCAGGGACAATGTCCAGGACGGCGTCCTGACAGTGACCATGAAGCGACTCAGGAAGCAGGACGCAGGGATGTACCAGTGCAGAAGTGACTTCCTCGGGGAGACAAGCAGCTTAGGCTATGTGCAAGTGGAGGTGCTGACAG CTGCCCTGGAGACCCAGCTGCCAGAGGAGCCCCGAGCTGTGCAGAGCATCTCCAG CATCCCTCTTGAAGCTGATTTCACCATCTTCTACATCATTGCTGGGTTCCTGGTTACGAAGTTCATGGTGGCTGTGCTGATCTTCACCATTGGCAACAGCAGGAGGAACAGAGAAACAGGGCAGAAGAACCCAAACTCGAACGAGCAGCAGGTCCTCCCTTCGGCTGGTGACCTTGCACGGGACGGCATTGGGCCCTCCTGGGAGAGCACTGCCTAG
- the LOC102090257 gene encoding triggering receptor expressed on myeloid cells 2 isoform X1: MQDKKDAKFLCSFLPAEQGGGKSSCSLASALFTFLQPSLLSLLCSTDMEKLMDFIFLVFLSASCAAENVTVVYGMEGGTISVNCTYDPWQQRWREKSWCKQIAETKCQRVVSARRFWLPFLRNRNGTTSIRDNVQDGVLTVTMKRLRKQDAGMYQCRSDFLGETSSLGYVQVEVLTAAALETQLPEEPRAVQSISSIPLEADFTIFYIIAGFLVTKFMVAVLIFTIGNSRRNRETGQKNPNSNEQQVLPSAGDLARDGIGPSWESTA; encoded by the exons ATGCAGGACAAAAAAGATGCCAAGTTCCTGTGCTCATTCCTTCCGGCAGAgcaaggaggggggaaaagcagctgctctttGGCAAGCGCCCTTTTCACTTTTCTCCAGCCTTCTCTCTTGTCCCTCCTCTGCTCAACTGACATGGAGAAGCTCATGGACTTCATCTTCCTGGTGTTCCTGTCAG CgtcctgtgctgcagagaaTGTCACTGTGGTGTACGGAATGGAGGGGGGCACCATCTCTGTCAACTGCACCTACGACCCCTGGCAGCAGCGCTGGAGAGAAAAGAGCTGGTGCAAGCAGATCGCTGAGACCAAGTGCCAACGCGTGGTGAGCGCCCGGCGCTTCTGGCTGCCGTTCCTGCGGAACAGGAATGGCACCACCTCCATCAGGGACAATGTCCAGGACGGCGTCCTGACAGTGACCATGAAGCGACTCAGGAAGCAGGACGCAGGGATGTACCAGTGCAGAAGTGACTTCCTCGGGGAGACAAGCAGCTTAGGCTATGTGCAAGTGGAGGTGCTGACAG CAGCTGCCCTGGAGACCCAGCTGCCAGAGGAGCCCCGAGCTGTGCAGAGCATCTCCAG CATCCCTCTTGAAGCTGATTTCACCATCTTCTACATCATTGCTGGGTTCCTGGTTACGAAGTTCATGGTGGCTGTGCTGATCTTCACCATTGGCAACAGCAGGAGGAACAGAGAAACAGGGCAGAAGAACCCAAACTCGAACGAGCAGCAGGTCCTCCCTTCGGCTGGTGACCTTGCACGGGACGGCATTGGGCCCTCCTGGGAGAGCACTGCCTAG